From a region of the Helianthus annuus cultivar XRQ/B chromosome 5, HanXRQr2.0-SUNRISE, whole genome shotgun sequence genome:
- the LOC110941687 gene encoding telomere length regulation protein TEL2 homolog codes for MDAGEGTENNNNNGIEQSTSSKVLEKVGNVVVSINEAKNVDQVIYALHSFAVRLFPLDSRTIAGSIDKQYRDEVIGAEVPSEHERDNWWQVFYQSTAFPTLARVLLVDVALNWLTCFPVSAKKHLYDVFVLRGCVSEVVQTLVPYLQHHLNGRLETSICSNTERLLALCLLENDGVLQLVREFSHQPGNNNLERRKFNISKVSQLVTSVPDKARLGASTLLSSHLYIKRITIQLIQGAEEWNKNYYDQATNFNRSDLDGSILFIGDAFARICRRGSTDLLLSEMVPRIVTQVQSVVQPGSDLTVSEAFKSKPGLQFWSKIMEAIKDSYAVERISEQLLHRLATQRINDVEGYWILWLLFHQIFELQSSIRSMFTERFLLWKLFPVCCLRWILQFSVLQCPPDTMFKVKSQNNCNLLDTTSRLLAVWSKREFVQSAPIEQQAYLTAAVGLCLEKLNKEDLDATKDAMHLILQGVSCRLESPSHLVRRMASSIALVFSKAIDPSNPLYLDENFKEETINWEFTSANADMAVSAISDGEETNINQDKSYKDAKIKNVDKELMELTLVDPDEVIDPATLNNEAAYDVDNDDDDDDVSETSSESSLQPYDLSDDDTDLKKNFSQLVDVVGALRKSDDADGVERALDVAEKLIRAAPDELAFIASDLVRTLVQVRCSDSTMEGEEESAEEKRQKALVALIVNCPLGSLDPINKLLYSPNVDTSQRIMILDVMTDAALELAHAKTARQKHPTRPQISTTAETQPWFMPSSIGPAGSSIWKEISGTESPLSLTYSYERDLPSKPGQVKRGKSRRWSVKSLNVVQDDWVEWSQNKFPPFAAAFMLPAMQGFDKKSQGVDFLGRDFIVLGKLIHMLGICMKCSAMHPEASALALPLLDMLSTREISHHAEAYVRKSVLFAASCILLALNPTYVASALVEGSSELARGLEWVRTWALSVADTDTDKECYTMAMACLHLHSEMALQTSRALESSDSVIQTRGISLPSNLSKGKIRISF; via the exons ATGGACGCCGGCGAAGGTACagagaacaacaacaacaacggaatTGAACAAAGCACCAGTAGCAAAGTACTCGAGAAGGTCGGAAACGTCGTCGTTTCGATCAACGAAGCAAAAAACGTTGATCAAGTTATATACGCACTTCACTCTTTCGCCGTTCGTCTTTTTCCTCTCGATTCTCGTACAATCGCAG GTAGCATTGACAAACAGTACAGAGATGAG GTTATTGGAGCAGAAGTTCCTTCAGAACATGAAAGAGATAACTGGTGGCAGGTGTTCTATCAAAGTACTGCATTTCCGACACTAGCTAGAGTGTTGTTAGTTG ATGTTGCTTTGAATTGGCTAACATGTTTCCCCGTTTCTGCAAAGAAACACTTGTATGATGTATTCGTTTTAAGAGGCTGTGTATCCGAAGTTGTACAAACTCTAGTTCCGTATTTACAACATCACTTAAATGGGAGACTTGAAACAAGCATATGCTCAAACACTGAGAG ATTACTTGCATTATGCTTGCTTGAAAACGATGGGGTGCTCCAGTTAGTTAGAGAATTTTCTCACCAACCAGGAAACAATAATCTTGAACGGCGCAAGTTTAATATCTCTAAAGTGTCACAACTTGTTACGTCTGTCCCTGACAAAGCACGATTGGGAGCTTCAACCTTACTTTCATCACA CTTATACATCAAAAGGATAACAATTCAACTAATTCAAGGAGCAGAAGAGTGGAATAAAAACTATTATGATCAAGCAACTAACTTCAATAGAAGTGATTTGGATGGTTCTATTTTATTTATTGGGGATGCATTTGCTCGTATTTGTCGGCGAGGGTCTACAG ACTTGCTTCTAAGCGAAATGGTTCCTCGAATTGTTACTCAAGTTCAAAGCGTTGTGCAGCCCGGGAGTGATTTGACCGTTTCCGAGGCTTTTAAATCAAAGCCTGGTTTGCAGTTTTGGTCAAAGATAATGGAGGCAATTAAAGATTCATATGCCGTAGAAAGAATATCTGAGCAGCTTTTACATAGACTAGCAACTCAAAGAATAAATGATGTCGAAGGTTACTGGATTCTTTGGTTGTTGTTCCACCAGATTTTTGAGCTCCAATCATCCATCAG GTCTATGTTTACAGAAAGATTTTTACTCTGGAAATTGTTCCCAGTATGTTGTCTGAGATGGATTCTTCAATTTTCGGTTCTTCAATGCCCTCCTGATACCATGTTCAAGGTCAAAAGTCAAAATAATTGCAATCTATTGGATACTACTAGTCGTCTTCTTGCAGTATGGTCCAAGCGAGAGTTTGTCCAGTCAGCACCAATAGAGCAACAAGCTt ATTTAACTGCGGCAGTTGGTCTTTGCTTAGAAAAGCTAAATAAAGAAGATTTAGATGCTACCAAGGATGCAATGCACTTGATTCTTCAAGGAGTTAGCT GTAGGCTGGAGAGCCCTTCACATTTGGTTCGACGAATGGCCAGCAGTATTGCTTTAGTCTTTTCAAAAGCGATTGACCCGAGTAATCCTCTTTATCTCGATGAAAACTTCAAAGAGGAGACTATTAACTGGGAGTTCACATCGGCGAATGCTGACATGGCAGTATCGGCAATATCAGATGGCGAGGAAACGAATATAAACCAAGACAAGAGTTATAAAGATGCAAAGATTAAGAATGTTGATAAAGAATTGATGGAATTAACATTGGTTGATCCAGATGAGGTTATTGATCCTGCAACGTTGAATAATGAAGCTGCTTATGATGTAGAcaatgatgatgacgatgatgatgtgTCGGAAACATCGAGTGAATCTTCCTTACAACCGTATGATTTGTCTGACGATGATACCGATTTGAAAAAGAATTTTTCACAGTTGGTTGATGTTGTTGGTGCACTAAGGAAGTCTGATGACGCTGATGGT GTTGAAAGAGCTTTAGATGTTGCGGAAAAGCTTATTAGAGCAGCTCCAGATGAACTTGCGTTTATCGCAAGTGATCTAGTCAGAACCCTAGTCCAGGTTCGTTGCTCAGATTCAACTATGGAAGGAGAAGAAGAATCAGCCgaagaaaaaagacaaaaagcCCTAGTTGCCCTAATTGTCAACTGTCCACTAGGAAGTCTAGATCCAATAAACAAGCTACTATATTCACCTAACGTAGACACCAGCCAACGGATCATGATTCTTGACGTCATGACTGATGCAGCACTTGAACTCGCTCATGCAAAAACCGCTAGACAAAAGCACCCTACAAGACCCCAAATATCGACCACCGCCGAGACACAACCATGGTTCATGCCAAGTAGCATCGGGCCTGCGGGTTCAAGTATCTGGAAAGAGATATCAGGAACCGAATCTCCGTTGAGTTTGACTTATTCTTATGAGAGAGACCTCCCGAGCAAACCAGGTCAGGTCAAAAGAGGAAAGTCAAGGCGGTGGAGTGTTAAGTCATTGAATGTAGTGCAAGATGATTGGGTGGAATGGTCCCAGAATAAGTTCCCTCCGTTTGCTGCTGCGTTTATGCTTCCAGCCATGCAGGGGTTTGACAAAAAAAGTCAGGGGGTTGACTTTCTTGGTAGGGATTTTATCGTTCTTGGAAAACTTATTCACATGCTTGGTATCTGTATGAAATGTTCTGCCATGCATCCGGAAGCTTCCGCTTTGGCACTCCCATTACTGGATATGTTGAGTACCAG GGAAATAAGCCATCATGCGGAGGCATATGTTCGTAAATCTGTGCTATTTGCAGCATCATGCATATTGTTGGCTCTTAATCCAACTTACGTAGCATCTGCATTGGTTGAAGGAAGCAGTGAACTAGCGAGAGGGCTAGAGTGGGTGCGAACATGGGCTCTCTCTGTAGCTGATACAGACACTGATAAGGAATGCTATACG ATGGCAATGGCATGTCTTCATCTCCATTCTGAAATGGCCCTTCAAACATCCAGAGCATTGGAGTCGTCAGATAGTGTGATTCAGACAAGAGGCATAAGTCTTCCATCGAATCTATCGAAAGGGAAAATCAGAATCTCGTTCTAA
- the LOC110941688 gene encoding heme chaperone HemW — protein sequence MLKSTIAPMLLTLHSKTKTNTILPFKTPIFCTLLPQSPPTVRRNASTKPLTIETPETPSYNLPPASAYIHLPFCRKRCHYCDFPIVALGSTSPETADDDPRILNYINTLIREIEATKTHFDPHPPLQTVFFGGGTPSLVPPRLVAKVLDTLRSRFGICLDAEISMEMDPGTFDDRKLKDLMGLGVNRVSLGVQAFQEELLKACGRAHGVKEVHEAIEIIGSCGVGNWSMDLISSLPNQTQEMWEESLRLTVEAQPNHVSVYDLQIEKDTKFGSLYTPGEFPLPSDTQSAKFYRMASRTLGEANYNHYEVSSYSKSSFECKHNYTYWINKPFYAFGLGSASYINGTRYSRPKKLKDYTNYVKNLEDGLVDLGEEDDVDEGEMAMDIVMLSFRTSKGLEFKSFVEDFGSEVAVELCKVYEPYMKSGHVLFLDDQRREITEDEFSSLVLDDEKLENEIGFIRLSDPDGFLLSNELISLAFGVIDP from the exons ATGTTGAAATCAACCATTGCTCCCATGCTATTAACCCTCCACTCAAAAACCAAAACCAACACCATCCTCCCCTTCAAAACGCCCATTTTTTGCACCTTATTACCTCAAAGCCCACCAACTGTTCGACGAAATGCCTCAACCAAACCTTTAACCATCGAAACACCCGAAACCCCTTCTTACAATCTCCCACCAGCTTCAGCTTACATCCACCTCCCCTTTTGCCGCAAACGCTGCCATTATTGCGACTTCCCCATCGTTGCTCTCGGCTCCACATCCCCGGAAACCGCAGATGATGACCCAAGAATATTAAACTACATTAACACTCTTATCCGTGAAATTGAGGCAACAAAAACACATTTTGACCCACACCCGCCTCTTCAAACTGTCTTCTTTGGTGGTGGCACACCTTCTTTAGTGCCACCAAGACTTGTTGCTAAGGTTCTTGACACTTTGAGATCAAGATTTGGGATATGTTTGGATGCTGAAATATCAATGGAAATGGACCCTGGTACATTTGATGATAGGAAGCTGAAGGACTTGATGGGGTTGGGTGTGAATAGGGTGTCTTTAGGAGTTCAAGCGTTTCAGGAAGAGTTATTGAAGGCTTGTGGGAGGGCTCATGGTGTTAAGGAGGTTCATGAGGCGATTGAGATTATTGGTTCATGTGGGGTTGGTAATTGGAGCATGGATCTTATTTCTTCGCTCCCGAATCAAACTCAAGAAATGTGGGAAGAGAGTTTGAGGCTCACGGTTGAAGCGCAGCCGAATCATGTCTCGGTTTATGACTTGCAGATTGAAAAAGACACCAAATTTGGATCACT GTACACACCAGGTGAATTCCCACTGCCTTCAGACACTCAATCTGCAAAATTCTACCGAATGGCCTCAAGAACACTCGGCGAGGCTAATTATAACCATTATGAAGTTAGCAGCTACAGCAAAAGCAGTTTTGAGTGCAAGCACAACTACACATACTGGATAAACAAGCCTTTTTATGCGTTCGGTTTAGGTTCTGCTAGTTACATAAACGGAACAAGATATTCAAGACCAAAAAAGTTAAAAGACTACACAAATTACGTGAAGAATTTGGAGGATGGTTTAGTTGATTTGGGCGAagaagatgatgttgatgaaGGGGAAATGGCTATGGATATTGTAATGCTTTCGTTTAGAACTTCAAAAGGGTTAGAATTCAAGAGTTTTGTAGAAGATTTTGGAAGCGAAGTCGCTGTTGAATTGTGTAAGGTTTATGAGCCTTATATGAAAAGTGGGCATGTGTTGTTTTTGGATGATCAAAGAAGAGAAATTACGGAAGATGAGTTTAGTTCGTTGGTTTTAGATGACGAAAAATTGGAAAATGAGATTGGGTTTATTCGGTTAAGTGATCCAGATGGTTTCCTGTTGTCAAACGAGTTGATATCGCTTGCTTTTGGGGTGATTGATCCTTGA
- the LOC110941689 gene encoding GDSL esterase/lipase At3g48460, protein MSIFSTMIATATAVATFLLLLTLTSANRPNRHFNKIYAFGASYVDTGNTNATTAPSIFRYASNLPYGRTFFHRPTNRYSDGRLVIDFVAESLSLPYLPPYLNPEADTCSGINYAVAGSTAIEHEFFVENNLPLAITPQSLQTQLSWFNKTLEGLNCKSAISTSRECRAVFRDSLVWLGQMGSNDYTYTLRSNVSAETIQRLANDRVTRFLEAVLNKGAKYIVVEGLPASGCLAISLFLSPASDRDDLGCAASVNNQRFIHNTILQANIQNLRRRYPKAVIVYVDYWNAYSSIIMNGPRLGFQELYKVCCGAGGGLYNFNLAAICGSQSASSCQDPSQYVNWDGLHLTEAMHKVLSDMFLEGPFTYPPLKYLLSRKNDSN, encoded by the exons ATGTCCATTTTTTCGACCATGATCGCAACCGCCACCGCGGTCGCCACCTTCCTCCTCCTCCTTACTCTCACTTCCGCCAATCGTCCAAATCGGCACTTCAACAAGATTTACGCCTTCGGAGCCTCTTACGTCGACACAGGAAACACGAATGCCACCACCGCGCCTAGCATCTTCCGTTACGCCTCTAACCTCCCTTACGGCCGCACTTTCTTCCACCGCCCAACCAACCGATACTCTGATGGCCGTTTAGTAATCGATTTCGTGGCGGAATCACTGTCACTACCTTACCTGCCACCCTACCTTAACCCTGAGGCCGACACTTGCTCGGGTATTAATTACGCGGTCGCAGGATCCACCGCGATCGAACATGAATTCTTTGTCGAAAATAACCTTCCCTTAGCTATAACACCTCAGTCGCTACAAACTCAGCTAAGTTGGTTCAATAAGACATTGGAGGGGCTAAATTGTAAAAGTGCAATATCGACGTCGCGGGAGTGTAGGGCCGTGTTCCGCGATTCGTTGGTCTGGTTGGGTCAGATGGGATCAAATGACTATACTTACACCCTTCGATCAAATGTGAGCGCGGAAACAATTCAACGCCTCGCCAATGATCGTGTTACAAGGTTTCTAgag GCAGTACTTAACAAAGGTGCAAAATACATTGTAGTAGAAGGCCTCCCTGCCAGTGGTTGCTTAGCCATATCATTGTTCCTTTCACCGGCGTCCGATCGTGATGACTTGGGTTGCGCAGCCTCGGTCAACAACCAAAGATTCATCCACAACACCATTCTCCAAGCCAACATTCAAAACCTAAGAAGAAGATACCCGAAAGCTGTCATCGTGTATGTTGATTATTGGAATGCTTATAGTTCCATAATCATGAACGGACCAAGGCTTGGGTTCCAAGAGCTTTACAAAGTATGTTGTGGGGCTGGTGGTGGACTCTACAACTTCAACTTGGCGGCCATTTGTGGGTCCCAATCCGCGAGCTCGTGTCAAGACCCTTCTCAGTATGTCAATTGGGATGGACTTCACCTTACTGAAGCTATGCATAAAGTACTTTCTGATATGTTTCTTGAAGGTCCTTTCACTTATCCGCCGTTGAAGTACTTGTTGAGTCGCAAAAACGACTCAAACTAG